Proteins from a genomic interval of Quercus robur chromosome 9, dhQueRobu3.1, whole genome shotgun sequence:
- the LOC126698234 gene encoding uncharacterized protein LOC126698234 isoform X4 — protein sequence MTSAIGWYGPLIDLTEASLHVGDFVQLLVFVHRSTPTVQYKLSKGGGGGGGDQVIRTEIQVGDNTRPFFPVSLWHKQMQLSTPGDVILLQNVKIAKFGDFVEARTVQCSSLQCLIHPHESLLSKGVDDLIANCRVGTTTKEKLTRVIEWLQRSGSTLCNLNLHSDQKKGHFLRNWKVLEEMKSRDCYSLSEVTHLSNSCKAVFHASVGEIFLPFTQKPLGDSEKEKMFISRRLYKTGDTSLVEDLICTGCQLCGSPLDLEYSKSMFEQNSIPRYCSESSNRLHAVSLIYRPLMST from the exons ATGACATCAGCAATAGGATGGTACGGACCCCTCATCGATCTCACCGAAGCCTCTCTCCACGTGGGCGATTTCGTTCAGCTCCTCGTTTTCGTTCACCGATCAACTCCTACTGTTCAG TACAAGTTATCAAAAggcggaggaggaggaggaggagatcAGGTAATAAGGACAGAAATTCAAGTGGGTGACAACACACGACCATTTTTTCCTGTCTCCCTATGGCACAAGCAAATGCAATTATCTACACCTGGTGATGTCATTTTGTTACAAA ATGTAAAGATTGCAAAATTTGGAGATTTTGTTGAGGCCAGAACTGTCCAATGCTCATCGTTGCAATGTTTAATCCACCCTCATGAATCACTTTTGTCAAAGG GCGTTGATGATTTAATAGCAAATTGCCGAGTTGGGACAACAACAAAGGAAAAGCTTACGAGAGTAATAGAATGGTTACAGCGGTCTGGATCCACTCTTTGCAATCTTAACTTGCACAGTGATCAA AAAAAGGGGCATTTTTTAAGAAACTGGAAAGTGCTGGAAGAGATGAAATCTAGGGACTGTTATTCCCTTTCCGAAGTAACTCATCTATCCAACTCCTGCAAGGCAGTTTTCCATGCATCGGTTGGTGAAATTTTTCTGCCATTTACTCAGAAACCTCTGGGTGATTCCGAGAAGGAAAAGATGTTTATCAGCAGGAGATTATATAAAACAGGAGACACTAGTTTAGTAGAGGATCTCATTTGCACAGGCTGCCAGCTTTGTGGTTCCCCTTTGGATTTGGAGTACAG CAAGTCCATGTTTGAACAAAATTCCATTCCACGATATTGCTCAGAAAGTTCAAACCGCCTTCATGCAGTGAGCTTGATATATAGGCCCCTTATG AGTACTTGA
- the LOC126698236 gene encoding uncharacterized protein LOC126698236 produces MRAHGAVEVAKTVIEVADVAWMALEKTHHHQHEHEHQEQNTATPDEELESLRSENRRLKNLLEQNLKLLQNLSESPSLSHDCPPDLYARLVATVDSEHFLARLKSLQQASVNGISYEFPFKEATDADMRSAEILIKVDGEEPSWWVWVTDEMVPSNVEEWSGIDDEKYVVVSEEHVVDGVANFMARCIMSNPKAQNLTPEELQKTVAKAVGGVSKLEKVLGIWHAGTLFYTLSTWGLALAGLYKTRAVFKLAALGVHTTSKLVMRAL; encoded by the exons ATGAGAGCCCACGGCGCAGTGGAGGTGGCGAAGACGGTCATAGAGGTTGCCGACGTGGCCTGGATGGCCTTggaaaaaacccaccaccaccaacacgaACACGAACACCAGGAACAGAACACCGCAACTCCAGACGAAGAATTGGAGTCTCTGCGATCGGAGAATCGGCGTCTCAAGAACTTGCTGGAGCAGAATCTCAAGCTCCTTCAGAACCTCTCTGAATCCCCTTCTTTATCACATGATTGCCCTCCAGAT TTGTATGCTCGGCTTGTAGCAACTGTGGATTCTGAACACTTCTTGGCTCGCCTCAAATCCCTTCAGCAAGCATCGGTCAATGGAATTAGCTATGAGTTTCCTTTCAAGGAGGCCACag ATGCTGATATGCGTTCAGCTGAAATTTTAATCAAAGTTGACGGTGAAGAACCCAGTTGGTGGGTATGGGTCACAGATGAAATGGTCCCAAGCAATGTTGAGGAATGGAGTGGAATTGATGATGAAAAATATGTAGTTGTTAGTGAGGAGCACGTGGTGGATGGGGTTGCCAACTTTATGGCTAGGTGCATTATGTCAAACCCAAAAGCTCAG AATTTGACACCAGAAGAGTTgcaaaaaa CTGTTGCAAAGGCGGTAGGTGGTGTCAGCAAACTGGAGAAGGTTTTAGGCATTTGGCATGCTGGGACTCTGTTTTATACCCTGTCCACCTGGGGACTTGCTCTAGCAGG GTTATATAAGACTCGTGCTGTGTTCAAACTTGCCGCACTGGGCGTTCACACAACCAGCAAATTGGTTATGAGGGCTCTCTAA
- the LOC126698235 gene encoding general transcription and DNA repair factor IIH subunit TFB4-like isoform X2: MPSAPTKLYADDVSLLVVLLDTNPFFWSTSSLPFSKFLSHVLSFLNSILLLNQINQIVVIATGCNSCDYIYDSSLSTNPGIENGKLPALCSELLKKLEDFVTRDEQLNKQQSQSLPPTTTSSLLSGSLSMALCYIQRVFRSGPLHPHPRILCVQGSSDGPEQYVAIMNSIFSAQRSMVPIDSCYIGSNNSAFLQQASYITGGVYQKPQQLDGLFQYLSTVFATDLHSRTFLQLPKSVGVDFRASCFCHKKTIDMGYICSVCLSIFCKHHKKCSTCGSVFGQAQTDVASASNLKRKTPES, encoded by the exons ATGCCCTCCGCTCCTACAAAGCTCTAcgcag ATGACGTCAGCCTGCTAGTGGTTCTATTGGACACAAACCCTTTCTTCTGGAGCActtcctctctccctttctccAAGTTCCTCTCTCAc GTGCTTTCGTTTTTGAACTCGATTCTGCTTCTCAACCAAATCAACCAAATCGTAGTGATCGCTACGGGATGCAATTCCTGCGACTACATCTACGATTCCTCTTTGTCGACCAACCCCGGCATCGAGAATGGAAAGCTCCCGGCTCTTTGCTCTGAGTTGTTGAAGAAATTGGAAGACTTTGTCACCAGGGATGAGCAATTGAATAAGCAACAGTCACAGTCTCTACCACCCACCACCACATCTTCGCTGCTATCAGGCTCCTTGTCCATGGCTCTTTGTT ATATACAGAGAGTTTTTCGTTCAGGACCACTCCATCCACATCCTCGA ATTTTATGTGTGCAGGGATCGTCAGATGGGCCAGAACA ATATGTTGCAATCATGAATTCAATATTCTCAGCACAGCGTTCAATG GTTCCTATAGATTCTTGTTATATAGGTTCTAACAATTCTGCCTTCCTACAGCAG GCTTCTTACATAACTGGTGGTGTGTATCAGAAACCCCAGCAACTGGATGGGCTCTTTCAATATCTCTCG ACGGTTTTTGCAACTGATTTGCATTCTCGAACCTTCCTACAGCTTCCTAAGTCTGTTGGTGTTGACTTCCGTGCCTC GTGCTTTTGCCATAAAAAGACAATAGACATGGGCTACATATGTTCTGTATGCTTGTCCATATTCTGTAAGCATCACAAGAAATGTTCAACCTGTGG GTCAGTATTTGGTCAGGCCCAGACAGATGTTGCCTCTGCTTCCAATCTTAAGAGAAAGACTCCAGAATCATAA
- the LOC126698234 gene encoding uncharacterized protein LOC126698234 isoform X2 — MTSAIGWYGPLIDLTEASLHVGDFVQLLVFVHRSTPTVQYKLSKGGGGGGGDQVIRTEIQVGDNTRPFFPVSLWHKQMQLSTPGDVILLQSVDDLIANCRVGTTTKEKLTRVIEWLQRSGSTLCNLNLHSDQKKGHFLRNWKVLEEMKSRDCYSLSEVTHLSNSCKAVFHASVGEIFLPFTQKPLGDSEKEKMFISRRLYKTGDTSLVEDLICTGCQLCGSPLDLEYSKSMFEQNSIPRYCSESSNRLHAVSLIYRPLMLYVWDESEYLPLLVRNKAAEVLFGNIRAERVYLCYREEKHDWQPDPKDVHKDRHFCTRVSNHPKAAAGFPGSFSSDPEMSLKGKGKQSCDKKMNLYFIWLFFLKLLLQQGKNSPLKFEVTVNASLDRENGRFQMVSMSMPCFRAK; from the exons ATGACATCAGCAATAGGATGGTACGGACCCCTCATCGATCTCACCGAAGCCTCTCTCCACGTGGGCGATTTCGTTCAGCTCCTCGTTTTCGTTCACCGATCAACTCCTACTGTTCAG TACAAGTTATCAAAAggcggaggaggaggaggaggagatcAGGTAATAAGGACAGAAATTCAAGTGGGTGACAACACACGACCATTTTTTCCTGTCTCCCTATGGCACAAGCAAATGCAATTATCTACACCTGGTGATGTCATTTTGTTACAAA GCGTTGATGATTTAATAGCAAATTGCCGAGTTGGGACAACAACAAAGGAAAAGCTTACGAGAGTAATAGAATGGTTACAGCGGTCTGGATCCACTCTTTGCAATCTTAACTTGCACAGTGATCAA AAAAAGGGGCATTTTTTAAGAAACTGGAAAGTGCTGGAAGAGATGAAATCTAGGGACTGTTATTCCCTTTCCGAAGTAACTCATCTATCCAACTCCTGCAAGGCAGTTTTCCATGCATCGGTTGGTGAAATTTTTCTGCCATTTACTCAGAAACCTCTGGGTGATTCCGAGAAGGAAAAGATGTTTATCAGCAGGAGATTATATAAAACAGGAGACACTAGTTTAGTAGAGGATCTCATTTGCACAGGCTGCCAGCTTTGTGGTTCCCCTTTGGATTTGGAGTACAG CAAGTCCATGTTTGAACAAAATTCCATTCCACGATATTGCTCAGAAAGTTCAAACCGCCTTCATGCAGTGAGCTTGATATATAGGCCCCTTATG TTGTATGTATGGGATGAATCAGAATACTTGCCCTTACTTGTCAGGAACAAGGCTGCAGAAGTCTTGTTTGGAAACATTAGGGCTGAAAGGGTCTACTTATGCTATAGAGAGGAAAAGCACGATTGGCAGCCTGATCCAAAAGATGTTCACAAGGACAGGCATTTTTGCACTAGAGTCTCAAATCACCCCAAAGCTGCTGCTGGATTTCCAGGTTCTTTTTCATCAGATCCAGAGATGAGTCTCAAAGGGAAGGGAAAACAAAGTTGTGACAAAAAGATGAACCTGTATTTCATTTggttattttttctaaaattgttgCTACAACAAGGAAAGAACAGtcctttgaagtttgaagtcACTGTAAATGCCAGCTTAGATAGGGAAAATGGGAGGTTTCAAATGGTTTCCATGTCGATGCCATGCTTCAGAGCAAAATGA
- the LOC126698237 gene encoding uncharacterized protein LOC126698237, translating into MSGQEKHLEDCSVSNALGTWVFSVAGALLAIPVGIKRKSLAPLVFFGTTGTMLDIIMGITACEREHAERQMQLLEAQNSAADASLAETGAES; encoded by the exons ATGTCAGGCCAAGAGAAGCATCTTGAGGACTGCTCAGTCTCCAA CGCTCTGGGCACATGGGTATTTTCAGTAGCAGGGGCTTTGCTAGCAATTCCAGTGGGTATAAAACGGAAATCTCTAGCACCCCTTGTGTTCTTCGGCACAACTGGTACGATGCTTGATATTATCATGGGAATCACTGCCTGCGAAAGAGAACATGCAGAACGCCAGATGCAGCTGTTAGAAGCTCAAAATTCTGCAGCTGATGCTTCTCTTGCTGAGACTGGAGCAGAGTCTTGA
- the LOC126698235 gene encoding general transcription and DNA repair factor IIH subunit TFB4-like isoform X1: protein MPSAPTKLYADDVSLLVVLLDTNPFFWSTSSLPFSKFLSHVLSFLNSILLLNQINQIVVIATGCNSCDYIYDSSLSTNPGIENGKLPALCSELLKKLEDFVTRDEQLNKQQSQSLPPTTTSSLLSGSLSMALCYIQRVFRSGPLHPHPRILCVQGSSDGPEQYVAIMNSIFSAQRSMVPIDSCYIGSNNSAFLQQASYITGGVYQKPQQLDGLFQYLSTVFATDLHSRTFLQLPKSVGVDFRASCFCHKKTIDMGYICSVCLSIFCKHHKKCSTCGCGFGHHAGQYLVRPRQMLPLLPILRERLQNHNLTLLQADVFLIIHFW, encoded by the exons ATGCCCTCCGCTCCTACAAAGCTCTAcgcag ATGACGTCAGCCTGCTAGTGGTTCTATTGGACACAAACCCTTTCTTCTGGAGCActtcctctctccctttctccAAGTTCCTCTCTCAc GTGCTTTCGTTTTTGAACTCGATTCTGCTTCTCAACCAAATCAACCAAATCGTAGTGATCGCTACGGGATGCAATTCCTGCGACTACATCTACGATTCCTCTTTGTCGACCAACCCCGGCATCGAGAATGGAAAGCTCCCGGCTCTTTGCTCTGAGTTGTTGAAGAAATTGGAAGACTTTGTCACCAGGGATGAGCAATTGAATAAGCAACAGTCACAGTCTCTACCACCCACCACCACATCTTCGCTGCTATCAGGCTCCTTGTCCATGGCTCTTTGTT ATATACAGAGAGTTTTTCGTTCAGGACCACTCCATCCACATCCTCGA ATTTTATGTGTGCAGGGATCGTCAGATGGGCCAGAACA ATATGTTGCAATCATGAATTCAATATTCTCAGCACAGCGTTCAATG GTTCCTATAGATTCTTGTTATATAGGTTCTAACAATTCTGCCTTCCTACAGCAG GCTTCTTACATAACTGGTGGTGTGTATCAGAAACCCCAGCAACTGGATGGGCTCTTTCAATATCTCTCG ACGGTTTTTGCAACTGATTTGCATTCTCGAACCTTCCTACAGCTTCCTAAGTCTGTTGGTGTTGACTTCCGTGCCTC GTGCTTTTGCCATAAAAAGACAATAGACATGGGCTACATATGTTCTGTATGCTTGTCCATATTCTGTAAGCATCACAAGAAATGTTCAACCTGTGG TTGTGGCTTTGGACATCATGCAGGTCAGTATTTGGTCAGGCCCAGACAGATGTTGCCTCTGCTTCCAATCTTAAGAGAAAGACTCCAGAATCATAATCTTACTCTTCTACAAGCAGatgtatttttaattattcatttttggTGA
- the LOC126698234 gene encoding uncharacterized protein LOC126698234 isoform X1 → MTSAIGWYGPLIDLTEASLHVGDFVQLLVFVHRSTPTVQYKLSKGGGGGGGDQVIRTEIQVGDNTRPFFPVSLWHKQMQLSTPGDVILLQNVKIAKFGDFVEARTVQCSSLQCLIHPHESLLSKGVDDLIANCRVGTTTKEKLTRVIEWLQRSGSTLCNLNLHSDQKKGHFLRNWKVLEEMKSRDCYSLSEVTHLSNSCKAVFHASVGEIFLPFTQKPLGDSEKEKMFISRRLYKTGDTSLVEDLICTGCQLCGSPLDLEYSKSMFEQNSIPRYCSESSNRLHAVSLIYRPLMLYVWDESEYLPLLVRNKAAEVLFGNIRAERVYLCYREEKHDWQPDPKDVHKDRHFCTRVSNHPKAAAGFPGSFSSDPEMSLKGKGKQSCDKKMNLYFIWLFFLKLLLQQGKNSPLKFEVTVNASLDRENGRFQMVSMSMPCFRAK, encoded by the exons ATGACATCAGCAATAGGATGGTACGGACCCCTCATCGATCTCACCGAAGCCTCTCTCCACGTGGGCGATTTCGTTCAGCTCCTCGTTTTCGTTCACCGATCAACTCCTACTGTTCAG TACAAGTTATCAAAAggcggaggaggaggaggaggagatcAGGTAATAAGGACAGAAATTCAAGTGGGTGACAACACACGACCATTTTTTCCTGTCTCCCTATGGCACAAGCAAATGCAATTATCTACACCTGGTGATGTCATTTTGTTACAAA ATGTAAAGATTGCAAAATTTGGAGATTTTGTTGAGGCCAGAACTGTCCAATGCTCATCGTTGCAATGTTTAATCCACCCTCATGAATCACTTTTGTCAAAGG GCGTTGATGATTTAATAGCAAATTGCCGAGTTGGGACAACAACAAAGGAAAAGCTTACGAGAGTAATAGAATGGTTACAGCGGTCTGGATCCACTCTTTGCAATCTTAACTTGCACAGTGATCAA AAAAAGGGGCATTTTTTAAGAAACTGGAAAGTGCTGGAAGAGATGAAATCTAGGGACTGTTATTCCCTTTCCGAAGTAACTCATCTATCCAACTCCTGCAAGGCAGTTTTCCATGCATCGGTTGGTGAAATTTTTCTGCCATTTACTCAGAAACCTCTGGGTGATTCCGAGAAGGAAAAGATGTTTATCAGCAGGAGATTATATAAAACAGGAGACACTAGTTTAGTAGAGGATCTCATTTGCACAGGCTGCCAGCTTTGTGGTTCCCCTTTGGATTTGGAGTACAG CAAGTCCATGTTTGAACAAAATTCCATTCCACGATATTGCTCAGAAAGTTCAAACCGCCTTCATGCAGTGAGCTTGATATATAGGCCCCTTATG TTGTATGTATGGGATGAATCAGAATACTTGCCCTTACTTGTCAGGAACAAGGCTGCAGAAGTCTTGTTTGGAAACATTAGGGCTGAAAGGGTCTACTTATGCTATAGAGAGGAAAAGCACGATTGGCAGCCTGATCCAAAAGATGTTCACAAGGACAGGCATTTTTGCACTAGAGTCTCAAATCACCCCAAAGCTGCTGCTGGATTTCCAGGTTCTTTTTCATCAGATCCAGAGATGAGTCTCAAAGGGAAGGGAAAACAAAGTTGTGACAAAAAGATGAACCTGTATTTCATTTggttattttttctaaaattgttgCTACAACAAGGAAAGAACAGtcctttgaagtttgaagtcACTGTAAATGCCAGCTTAGATAGGGAAAATGGGAGGTTTCAAATGGTTTCCATGTCGATGCCATGCTTCAGAGCAAAATGA